The Phoenix dactylifera cultivar Barhee BC4 unplaced genomic scaffold, palm_55x_up_171113_PBpolish2nd_filt_p 001324F, whole genome shotgun sequence genomic interval GAGCTGCATCACAGGCACCTGGTGGTGGGGCATCAACTCTTTCTGGAAGGCGTGCAATACAGCGACATATACGCATTTTGCTATCACATGGTAGACCGAGGCAGATCTTTGCTAGAGTTAATGGACCACTGCACAACGGGGAAGTGATGCTATGACCTCAGGAATTGAACAAAAGTGGGGAAGCACCACATGGTCAAAGGGAGTGAACTCCTTGCACCCAGTATCAAGTATTGAACAACATCAGCAGAACATTAGACCTTTTCAGAACAGTGCTAATTTGGCTCCATGCACATACGGTGAAGGAAAACAGTTCCGACATGTGCAAGGTGCGAAGGAAGAAGTGCAGTCAATCGTAAAAGGCCATCTAAGAAACTTATGCAGGGATTTTCCACTAGGTATGTTGAGCTTGTTGGTTTTATATATATCAGGGAATTTGTTTCCATAAGCCTTCTTTCTCCCCCACTCCATGCCTCCAAAAGTTGATCTGCATGATAGGACTGATGTGATTCCATTTTCAACCATAACATATTACCTGAAGCTGTATGTTATCCAGATACCAGGTCACGAATGAAGCTAACATTAGAACATATGCACCAAATAAGAAACTAAAAGGCTACATAATAAGGAAACTACAAGTCAATATGTACATATGCATTTAAATAGCTGTTGGTATATGCACATATATACAGATAACTAATGTGAAAATATTGCTCAGGATAGTTTGTAATATGTAAAGCTGACTGAGATAAGGAATATAGttagattttaatttttatgcatgttggCATGTAAAATTCTGAATGTCAAGTGCTTGTGTTTCATATGCATTCATTGCCCAGTGAAAAGCTGCAAGTGTACATGTTGCACATGCAACTATCTATCAGGTGTATGGATTTCTAGATGTATGTAGTTATTGTGTGTATGCATATAATTATATCTCTGAATCTATTCTCATCCATACCATAGCTCTGGAAGgtcatttttagttttttttttttggctgtgaacatggttttctgtcgcCAGGAAACTTGATATTTTATCCTGGTGATTGGTGACTTACCAGAAAGATTGCTGCTATTTGATATTACTTTAAGAAGGATATTATATGCATTTATACTATTAGTATTTTGCTGCTTGCTGCTTGGTCCCTTTGATGTAAAAGCTACTAGGGTAACTTTGCTATGTGGTGCTGTTGGTGACTTGGTCAAATATGGCTTCTGTTGAAACCTAGTTCTCATGGTGCCTTTAGTCATCTTTTTTATCAGCAAGACTATCTTTAAATGGCTGATTGCATAAATGAATTCTGCGTTGCTTCTCGAGCAGAAAAAATAACTGGGATGTTGCTAAGCTTCTCTATTTCCTTAGATGCCTACTCCTTGGAATCTCTGTGTTTTCTTTTGTGTTTCATTCGCCCTTTACCACATGAATGTTTGTGTAGGTTCATGGTTCGTAAATTTAATGCAAGCTAAGATTTTACTTAATACTACCTTCTGTCTTAGAGTTTATCATTCATTACAGAACAAAAGTCATGAGTACCGACAGCATGGTTAAAGAAATCTGTTCTGGTTTATATTTCTCAGATTTTTGGCGTGATAACAGAATCGTAGCCTAAAACATCTCGACAAGCTTTGGTGTTCTTTTCCTCTCTATTGTACTAGAGCTCTAGGTCTTTAAGTTCTTGaagattctttttatt includes:
- the LOC120108412 gene encoding uncharacterized protein LOC120108412, which translates into the protein MTSGIEQKWGSTTWSKGVNSLHPVSSIEQHQQNIRPFQNSANLAPCTYGEGKQFRHVQGAKEEVQSIVKGHLRNLCRDFPLEHATFKEVARRSTHTILAACGIEHRSRMVAAPVPSPSNCTHAINDDESTYLMKGCCLSCFSSFVKDVVLKLVHTTSNQS